The DNA sequence GTTCCAGAGAATTCAATTTACACCCGACCTTCTTCCTGCAGATTTAATTGGTACTTTAATTTATAATCAGAAAGATGGAAATTTTACAATTAAAAAGGGACCTATCTTTGCAAACTTTATATTAGCAGATGAAATAAATCGTGCACCAGCAAAAGTTCAGAGTGCATTACTTGAAGCAATGCAAGAACGTCAGGTGACAATAGGTGATACAACTTTTAAACTGGAAGAACCATTTCTTGTACTTGCAACTCAAAATCCAATAGAACAGGAAGGTACATATCCACTCCCCGAAGCACAGGTTGATCGTTTTATGCTCAAAGTTAAAATTACTTATCCTACTCGAGAAGAAGAATTGAAAATTATGAAATTAAATTCAGTTGATGGTTTACCAGAAGTAAAACAGGTAATTAAACCTGAAGATATTCTTCGTGCTAGAAAATTAGTAAACGAAATTTACATGGATGAGAAAATTGAGAAATACATTCTTGATATTGTATTTGCTACCCGTAATCCCAAGGAATATGGATTGAATGAATTAACTGATTTAATTAGTTATGGTGCATCACCACGTGCAACAATTAATTTAGCTCTTGGTGCTCGAGCTATGGCATTTATTAGAAGACGTGGTTATGTTATTCCAGAAGATGTTCGTTCTATTTGTGCAGATGTATTGCGTCATAGAATAGCTGTTACATATGAAGCCGAAGCAGAAGATATTACTTCCGAAAAAATCATATCAAAAATATTAAACACAATCGAAGTGCCTTGATTGAATCATGATAACTAAAGAATTATTAAAACAAGTTAAACAGATTGAAATTCGCACACGCGGATTGGTTAATGAAGTTTTTTCTGGAGAATATCACTCTGTATTCAAAGGCAGAGGAATGGAATTTTCTGAAGTTCGAGAATATCAGATTGGCGATGATATTAGAAATATTGATTGGAATGTTACTGCACGTTTTGGTCATCCCTATGTAAAAATATTTGAAGAAGAACGAGAACTAACTGTAATGTTACTTGTTGATATGAGTGGCTCTTTAATGTTTGGTACATCAGATAAAACAAAACTACAGGTTGCTGCAGAGTTAAGTGCAATTTTAGCATTTTCTGCATTAAAAAATAATGACAAAGTTGGTTTGATTTTATTTACAGATAAAATCGAGAAATTTATTCCCCCTAAAAAAGGGACTACTCATGCCCTCAGAATTATTCGTGAGGTGCTTTCATTTAATTACATGGATAATGAAAAATTACAATATAAACAGACAAACTTAAAAGCTGCACTTGAATATTTTAACCATGCAATTAAAAAAAGAGCAATTGCATTTGTAATCTCTGATTTCCTGGATATTGGTTACGAAAAAATATTAAGAATTGTTGGCAAAAAACATGATTTAATTGGCATAATAATTAAAGATAAACGCGAAGAAGAAATATCTAATTTTGGTTTAATTAAGTTTATTGACCCAGAAACTGGTGAACATCGTTACATTGATACAAGTGATAAAAATTTTATAGTTCATTTTAATGAAACTTTAAGAAGAATTAATGATTATCGTAAATCTATATTTATTAGCTCAAGACTCGATTCAATCGAAATCAAAACAGGAAAATCTTATGTTAAGCCTCTTGTAGATTTCTTTAGAATGAGAGAACGGAGATATTGATGAACTCATATTTACAAATAAATTTTTCTGTGCTTCTCTTTTTATGAACTATGATTTATTCTAAAATTATTTTGAGCAATTATGATTAAAAATAGATTTATAAATACTCTTGGTTTTTGTTTATGGTTCTTAATATTCTCTTCTTTATATGCTCAAAAAATCTCTGTTACTGCTTATACAGATACAACAAGTTATAAAGTTGGAGATTACATAAAGTATAATCTTAATATCAAATACGATAAAAATTTTAAAATATTAATCCCATCCATTAAAGATACAATCAAGAATCTTGAATTTATTCAATCATTAAAACCAACAAAAAAAGAAGAAGACAATAAAATAATTGAAAATTACACCTATATTTTTTCAAAGTATGATTCTGCTGAAGTTACAATACCTGGATATAAAATTTATTATCAGATAGGGAATGATACTACAAAATATTCTCTCTTAGTTAATCCAGTTACAATTACTGTTAGCACTTTACCAGTTGAGCCAAGGAAAGATATACGTGATATTAAAGATCCATTAAAAATCCCGTTGAATATATTAATAATAATTTTATTGTTAATTCTTGTTATCATACTTGTTCTTGCAGGTTATTTTATATATAAATACTATAAAAAGAAAAAACTTTCCCGTGTATCTGCAGAGCCAGAAATTAAAATTCCACCACATGAAGTTGCTCTTAATGAATTAAGAAAACTTGAAGAAAAAAAATTGTGGCAGCAAGGTTTTATTAAAGAATATCATTCAGAAATAACAGAAATTATTAGAAGATATTTTGAAGAGAGATTTAATTTCAGAGCACTTGAAATGACTTCGTCAGAAATATTAGCATGTTTAAGTTATATCGAAGAGGGTAAAAATATAGTTGATTTATCAAATGAATTTTTTAATAATGCAGATATGGTGAAGTTTGCTAAATTTCAACCAATGCCCAGTGTTAACGAAGAGATGATGAAACAGGCTTATCAAATAGTTAAAGATACAATCCCTAAGATAGAAGTGAAATTAGAAGAGGAAGGCGATGTTCGGTGATATAGAGTTTGCTAATTCATGGGCTTTATTCTTTTTAATATTACTTCCAGTTATGTTTTATTGGTACTGGAAAAAACATAATGAAATTACTCCATCGTCTATTTATTCTTCATTAAAATTATTTAGTGATATACCAAAGAGTTTTAAGGAAAAACTAATTCATGTTCCTGTAATTTTAAGAATAATTGCTCTGGCTTTACTTATAATTGCTTTCGCACGTCCTCAAACTTTTTCTACAGGTGAAAATATTTATACTGAAGGAATTGATATTGCAATGGTTCTTGATATATCTGGCAGTATGCTTGCTGAAGATTTTAAACCTAACCGTCTTGAAGCTGCTAAAAAAGTTATTGATGATTTTATCAAAGGAAGAACTTCAGATAAAATTGGCTTAGTAATTTTTGCTGGAGAAAGTTTTACTCAATGTCCTCTTACAATTGATTATTCAGTACTGAGAAATTTACTTTCTGAAATTCATAGTGGAATGATAGAAGATGGAACCGCAATCGGTAATGCAATTGCAAATGGAGTGAATAGACTGAAAGATAGTCAGGCAAAAAGTAAGGTGATGATACTTTTAACAGATGGTGTGAATAATGCTGGCGAAATTGATCCAATTACTGCAGCTCAAATTGCACAAAAATATGGTATCAGGATTTACACTGTTGGTGTTGGAACTATTGGAGATGCTCCATATCCATTTCAAACTCCTTTTGGAATTAGATATCAGATGGTGCCAGTTGAAATTGATGAAAATTTACTTAGACAGATATCAAATATAACAGGTGGTAAATATTTTAGAGCAACGAATAATAGAAAACTTATTGAGATATATGAAGAAATAGATAAACTGGAAAAAACCAGAGTAGAAGTTACTTCATATCGACATGCAAAAGAATTGTATTTTGGTTGGGCACTGGCTGGATTGTTATTGTTATTTGCTGAATTTGGTTTATCAAAATTTTATCTTAAAAAATTGCCATAAATTGACAGGATCATTTTATGATAAGATTTGTTAATGTTGAATTTTTGTATGCGTTGTTTATTATTCCGTTTTTAATAGTCATTTACATTTATCTTCAGAAAAATTTAGATAATATTTTAGAAAAGTTTGCAGATACAAAACTTCACAATATTTTATTCCCTTTTAGAAGTAAAACAAAATCTCATATAAAATTCAGCTTATTTATAGTTTCTTTATTACTAATATTAATTGCACTTGCAAAGCCCCAGATTGGAACTAAAATAGAAGAAGTAAAACAAATTGGAATAGATGTTTATATTTTGCTCGATGTATCTAAAAGTATGCTGGCAGAAGATATTAAACCAAGTCGTCTTGAGAAAGCTAAATATGAAATATCAAAATTAATACAAAGATTAAAAGGTGATAGAATTGGATTAATTGTGTTTGCTGGTGATGCATATGTGCAAATACCATTAACTTCAGATTATTCTGCAGCAAATTTATTTTTGAATGCGGTTGATGTAAATTCAGTACCACAACCAGGTACTGCTATTGCATCAGCTATTCAATTAGCATTAAAATCTTTTAGATATGATACCAATACAAAAAAAGCTATTGTAATTATAACTGATGGAGAAGATCATGAAGGCGATATAGATGCTGCTATAGAAGAAGCAAATTCGAAAGGGATTGTTATCTATGCTATAGGATTAGGTTCACCTGCAGGTACACCAATTCCTATTTACGATAATGGTAATAAAATTGGATATAAGAAAGATAATCAGGGTAATATAGTTTTAACAAAACTTGACGAAAATATTCTTCGTGAAATTACTTCAAAATGTAATGGTAAATATTATAGAGGAACTAATACAGAAGATGAACTGGATGCAATTTATAATGATCTGGCGAAAATTGAGAAAAGCGAATTTGGTTCAAAAAGAATTACTGAGTATGAAGATCGATTTTATTATTTCTTATTTCCTGCAATTATATTATTGATAGTTGACTTTTTTATAACATCTAATAAGTCTTTATGGATGATAAGATATAGAAAATTTAGAGAGGATGAAAAATGAAATTGAGAATTATATATACATTGTTATTGATATCCACATCAATAAGTTTTGCACAGAGCTACAGGAATTTAATTAACGAAGGAGTCGAATTATATAAAAACAAAAAGTTTGCAGATGCCGAGGTTAATTTCAAAAAAGGTTTAGAAAAAAAATCTGATTTATTTGAAGGTCACTTTAATCTTGGCGATGCATATTATAAACAGGGAAGATATGACGAAGCTATTCAAGCTTATAAAAATGCATTATCATTTACAAAAGATAAAATAAATAAATCAAAAGTTTATCATAATATTGGAAATTCATTCTTAAAATCTCAGCGATATAAAGAAAGTATTGAAGCTTATAAAAATGCTTTGAAGTTAAATCCTGATGATCTTGATACTAAATATAATTTATCGTATGCATTGAAATATTTGAATCAAAATCAGAATCAACAAAAACAGAATAAAGATCAGAATAAGCAGGATAAGAATAATCAGAATCAACAAAATCAAAATAATCAGGATAAGCAAGATCGATCGAAAGAAAATCAAAAACAAAATCAGCAGCAACAACAAAAAAATCAAATATCAAAAGAAGAAGCAGAAAGAATTCTTGAAGCTTTGAAGAATAATGAACAGGACTTACAGAAAAAATTAAGAAAAATAAAAGGTCGTGCATCAGCGGTTGATAAAGATTGGTAAATCTAGTTTCTATTTATTTAAATGATAAATGTGAGGTAATGATTTATGAATGATAACATGAAAAAATTTATAGTAATGGTTATTATATTTTTAGCTGGATTATTTATAAATACATTTGCTCAAGAGTTTGTTGCTACAGTGGATAAAACAACTGTGGGTCAATATGAGCAGTTTCAAGTTTATTTTACATTTAATGGAAATGATATTAATGGTCTCAGTAATTTTAAGCCACCTGCATTTCAAGGATTTCGTGTATTAAGTGGCCCCAATCAATCTACAAGTATGCAGATAATCAATAATAAAGTTTCAGCTTCTTTGACTTTTTCTTATATACTTCAACCCACAGGTACAGGTGAATTCACAATTGGTTCTGCATCA is a window from the Rosettibacter firmus genome containing:
- a CDS encoding DUF58 domain-containing protein — encoded protein: MITKELLKQVKQIEIRTRGLVNEVFSGEYHSVFKGRGMEFSEVREYQIGDDIRNIDWNVTARFGHPYVKIFEEERELTVMLLVDMSGSLMFGTSDKTKLQVAAELSAILAFSALKNNDKVGLILFTDKIEKFIPPKKGTTHALRIIREVLSFNYMDNEKLQYKQTNLKAALEYFNHAIKKRAIAFVISDFLDIGYEKILRIVGKKHDLIGIIIKDKREEEISNFGLIKFIDPETGEHRYIDTSDKNFIVHFNETLRRINDYRKSIFISSRLDSIEIKTGKSYVKPLVDFFRMRERRY
- a CDS encoding vWA domain-containing protein encodes the protein MEFANSWALFFLILLPVMFYWYWKKHNEITPSSIYSSLKLFSDIPKSFKEKLIHVPVILRIIALALLIIAFARPQTFSTGENIYTEGIDIAMVLDISGSMLAEDFKPNRLEAAKKVIDDFIKGRTSDKIGLVIFAGESFTQCPLTIDYSVLRNLLSEIHSGMIEDGTAIGNAIANGVNRLKDSQAKSKVMILLTDGVNNAGEIDPITAAQIAQKYGIRIYTVGVGTIGDAPYPFQTPFGIRYQMVPVEIDENLLRQISNITGGKYFRATNNRKLIEIYEEIDKLEKTRVEVTSYRHAKELYFGWALAGLLLLFAEFGLSKFYLKKLP
- a CDS encoding tetratricopeptide repeat protein, translating into MKLRIIYTLLLISTSISFAQSYRNLINEGVELYKNKKFADAEVNFKKGLEKKSDLFEGHFNLGDAYYKQGRYDEAIQAYKNALSFTKDKINKSKVYHNIGNSFLKSQRYKESIEAYKNALKLNPDDLDTKYNLSYALKYLNQNQNQQKQNKDQNKQDKNNQNQQNQNNQDKQDRSKENQKQNQQQQQKNQISKEEAERILEALKNNEQDLQKKLRKIKGRASAVDKDW
- a CDS encoding AAA family ATPase, which encodes MDITALNEKIRNESQFIDILFNEISKIIVGQKQMLERLVIGLLSNGHILLEGVPGLAKTLAIKTLAASMKAKFQRIQFTPDLLPADLIGTLIYNQKDGNFTIKKGPIFANFILADEINRAPAKVQSALLEAMQERQVTIGDTTFKLEEPFLVLATQNPIEQEGTYPLPEAQVDRFMLKVKITYPTREEELKIMKLNSVDGLPEVKQVIKPEDILRARKLVNEIYMDEKIEKYILDIVFATRNPKEYGLNELTDLISYGASPRATINLALGARAMAFIRRRGYVIPEDVRSICADVLRHRIAVTYEAEAEDITSEKIISKILNTIEVP
- a CDS encoding VWA domain-containing protein translates to MIRFVNVEFLYALFIIPFLIVIYIYLQKNLDNILEKFADTKLHNILFPFRSKTKSHIKFSLFIVSLLLILIALAKPQIGTKIEEVKQIGIDVYILLDVSKSMLAEDIKPSRLEKAKYEISKLIQRLKGDRIGLIVFAGDAYVQIPLTSDYSAANLFLNAVDVNSVPQPGTAIASAIQLALKSFRYDTNTKKAIVIITDGEDHEGDIDAAIEEANSKGIVIYAIGLGSPAGTPIPIYDNGNKIGYKKDNQGNIVLTKLDENILREITSKCNGKYYRGTNTEDELDAIYNDLAKIEKSEFGSKRITEYEDRFYYFLFPAIILLIVDFFITSNKSLWMIRYRKFREDEK